Proteins encoded together in one Triticum dicoccoides isolate Atlit2015 ecotype Zavitan chromosome 7B, WEW_v2.0, whole genome shotgun sequence window:
- the LOC119341676 gene encoding protein RKD1-like codes for MRTDRVRSERVLTFELVSQYFYMPITQAARELNVGLTVLKKRCRELGIPRWPHRKLKSLQALINDVEVLQEAGKANEDGQLRAMVEMLEQERRLLEQKPYVELEEKTKRLRQACFKASYKKRRLLALEPGDASKYY; via the exons ATGAGAACAGACCGCGTCAGATCAGAGAGGGTGCTGACGTTCGAGCTCGTGTCGCAGTACTTCTACATGCCGATCACGCAGGCGGCTCGAGAGCTGAACGTCGGGCTCACCGTCCTGAAGAAGAGGTGCAGAGAGCTTGGGATTCCCCGGTGGCCGCATCGCAAGCTGAAGAGTTTGCAGGCCCTCATCAACGACGTCGAG GTCCTGCAGGAGGCAGGCAAGGCGAACGAGGACGGGCAGCTGAGGGCGATGGTGGAGATGCTGGAGCAGGAGAGGCGCCTCCTGGAGCAGAAGCCGTACGTTGAGCTCGAGGAGAAGACGAAGAGGCTTAGGCAGGCCTGCTTCAAGGCCAGCTACAAAAAGAGACGACTCTTGGCTCTTGAACCTGGGGATGCATCCAAGTACTATTGA